Proteins encoded within one genomic window of Chlorobaculum sp. MV4-Y:
- a CDS encoding stage 0 sporulation family protein, whose translation MSTVLCSCLLGDNAKVRLKLSKMLQEEASGFYLDDLPEGSVSICEVEMKGCRREFYAGRRGEEIEIGTPVIVEADGGFDMGVVYSTGRIALRKLQLKGLASEVEKLPAIMRRATEEEVHEFTEIRKREPEIRAACLNRIEWHQLDMKLVDIDLRLDQQKLSVYYTATHRVDFRGLVRDLAGEFKARIQMVQITTREEARRTNTQGSCGCALCCSTWMQKIHSNPFAEKPQMPDSMNGDNFSFNTIGLCNRPKCCLGFSKTNGKNGNVRQNRWPSVGTTFVVRDGNAVVEGVDQQKKSIWIRYVSTGQKRRISLDQYNNMAGKRQDGQA comes from the coding sequence ATGAGTACAGTTCTATGCAGTTGCCTCCTTGGCGACAATGCCAAAGTGAGGCTGAAACTCTCGAAAATGCTGCAGGAAGAGGCCTCCGGGTTCTATCTCGATGATCTTCCGGAAGGTTCGGTATCCATTTGTGAAGTCGAAATGAAGGGGTGCCGAAGGGAGTTTTATGCCGGCAGGAGAGGCGAGGAAATTGAAATCGGTACTCCGGTCATTGTTGAAGCCGATGGCGGATTTGATATGGGTGTTGTTTACTCCACGGGCCGCATCGCCCTCAGGAAGCTTCAGCTCAAAGGGCTGGCCAGCGAGGTCGAAAAGCTTCCGGCCATCATGAGGCGTGCTACCGAGGAGGAGGTGCACGAGTTCACCGAGATTCGCAAGCGGGAGCCTGAAATCAGGGCGGCCTGTTTGAACAGAATCGAATGGCACCAGCTTGATATGAAGCTGGTTGATATTGATCTCCGTCTCGACCAGCAGAAGCTTTCGGTCTATTACACCGCCACGCACCGCGTCGATTTCCGGGGTCTGGTGCGTGACCTGGCCGGCGAGTTCAAGGCGCGAATCCAGATGGTGCAGATTACCACCCGCGAGGAGGCGCGACGCACCAACACGCAGGGTTCGTGCGGCTGCGCGCTCTGTTGCTCGACCTGGATGCAGAAAATCCACTCCAATCCATTCGCCGAAAAGCCTCAGATGCCGGACAGCATGAATGGAGACAACTTTTCGTTCAATACTATCGGCCTCTGCAACCGTCCGAAATGTTGCCTCGGATTCTCGAAAACCAACGGCAAAAATGGCAACGTCAGGCAAAACAGATGGCCCTCTGTCGGCACGACCTTTGTCGTCAGAGATGGTAATGCCGTAGTCGAAGGGGTCGATCAGCAGAAAAAAAGCATCTGGATACGCTATGTCAGTACGGGTCAGAAGCGGCGTATTTCGCTGGATCAGTACAATAATATGGCCGGAAAGCGTCAGGACGGACAGGCCTGA
- the metG gene encoding methionine--tRNA ligase: MTHTHQRTLVTTALPYANGPVHLGHLAGVYLPADIYVRYKRLCGHDVIHIGGSDEHGVPITITADKEGISPQDVVDRYHKMNADAFAKCGISFDYYGRTSGPVHHQTAREFFSEIEKKGIFVKKTEKQFFDPKAGRFLSDRYITGTCPVCKTPGANGDQCEQCGTHLSPTELIDPKSKLSDATPELRETLHWYFPLGRFQKQLEDYVESHHGDWRSNVVNYSRTWLNQGLADRAITRDLAWGISLPLDSEEAKGKVLYVWFDAVLGYISFTKEWAEKQGDAELWRRYWQDPETRIINFIGKDNVVFHTLMFPAILMAWNEGRSEGRYELADNVPASEFMNFEGRKFSKSRNYAVYLGEFLERFPADTLRYSIAMNYPENKDTDFSWSDFQNRTNGELADTLGNFIKRSIDFTNARFGGEVPAEIDLDVWDGLGLDWLSSFGKLEAAYDGFHFREAATQAMEIARFANRFLTESEPWKVIKVDPEAAGRTMAVSLNLCRTLALLFWPIVPETANRIWKMLGFGGRIDDLVEPGKPVWRQALEPGLKKGHKLLGSSEILFSKIEDKDIEPELKKIEVLLAEAERREAAEAPAPMTFKPEITFDDFQKIDLRVARVIACEPVKKANKLLKLQLQVGSEQRQVLSGIAQHFTPEEMVGKNVVLVANLADRTMRGELSQGMILAVEGADGRLFLLEPQGEGINGNSVS, encoded by the coding sequence ATGACTCATACCCACCAGAGAACTCTCGTTACCACAGCTCTTCCATATGCCAACGGCCCGGTGCACCTCGGCCATCTCGCTGGGGTCTATCTGCCCGCCGATATTTATGTTCGCTACAAGCGCCTCTGCGGCCATGACGTGATCCATATCGGTGGCTCGGACGAACACGGCGTGCCGATTACCATCACCGCCGACAAGGAGGGGATTTCGCCGCAGGATGTGGTGGATCGCTACCACAAGATGAATGCCGATGCGTTCGCGAAGTGCGGCATCTCCTTTGATTATTACGGGCGCACGAGCGGGCCGGTTCATCACCAGACCGCTCGTGAGTTTTTCTCAGAAATCGAGAAAAAGGGAATTTTTGTCAAGAAAACCGAAAAGCAGTTCTTCGATCCGAAGGCGGGGCGCTTTCTCTCCGACCGCTACATCACCGGAACCTGCCCGGTCTGCAAGACGCCCGGCGCGAACGGCGATCAGTGCGAGCAGTGCGGCACGCATCTCAGTCCGACCGAGCTGATCGATCCTAAAAGCAAGCTTTCCGACGCTACGCCGGAGCTGCGCGAAACCCTGCACTGGTACTTCCCGCTCGGGCGTTTTCAGAAGCAGCTCGAAGACTATGTCGAAAGCCACCATGGCGACTGGCGCTCCAACGTTGTGAACTACTCGCGTACGTGGCTCAACCAGGGGCTTGCCGATCGCGCCATTACCCGCGACCTTGCCTGGGGCATTTCGCTGCCGCTCGATTCCGAAGAGGCGAAAGGCAAGGTGCTTTACGTCTGGTTCGACGCCGTGCTCGGCTACATTTCCTTCACGAAAGAGTGGGCTGAAAAGCAGGGCGACGCCGAACTCTGGCGGCGCTACTGGCAGGATCCGGAGACGCGCATCATCAACTTCATCGGTAAGGACAACGTCGTGTTCCACACGCTGATGTTCCCGGCGATTCTGATGGCCTGGAACGAGGGGCGCAGCGAGGGGCGCTACGAGCTGGCCGACAACGTGCCCGCCTCTGAGTTCATGAACTTCGAGGGACGCAAGTTCTCCAAATCGCGTAACTACGCGGTCTATCTCGGCGAGTTCCTCGAACGCTTCCCGGCGGACACGCTGCGTTACAGCATTGCGATGAACTACCCCGAGAACAAGGATACCGATTTCAGCTGGAGCGACTTTCAGAACCGCACCAACGGCGAGCTGGCCGATACGCTCGGCAACTTCATCAAGCGCTCGATTGACTTTACGAATGCGCGTTTCGGTGGTGAGGTGCCTGCGGAGATCGATCTGGATGTGTGGGATGGCCTCGGCCTCGACTGGCTGTCGAGCTTCGGCAAGCTCGAAGCGGCCTACGACGGTTTTCATTTCCGCGAGGCCGCGACGCAGGCGATGGAGATCGCCCGCTTCGCAAACCGCTTTCTCACCGAAAGCGAGCCGTGGAAGGTGATCAAGGTCGATCCCGAAGCGGCGGGCCGTACGATGGCCGTATCGCTGAACCTCTGCCGCACGCTCGCCCTGCTTTTCTGGCCGATCGTACCTGAAACCGCGAACCGCATCTGGAAGATGCTCGGCTTCGGGGGGCGGATCGACGATCTCGTCGAGCCCGGCAAGCCGGTCTGGCGCCAGGCGCTTGAACCGGGGCTGAAGAAGGGACACAAGCTGCTCGGTTCGTCCGAAATTCTTTTTTCGAAGATCGAGGACAAGGACATCGAACCGGAGCTGAAGAAGATCGAGGTGCTGCTGGCGGAGGCGGAGCGACGCGAGGCCGCCGAAGCGCCCGCGCCGATGACCTTCAAGCCGGAGATCACCTTCGACGATTTCCAGAAGATCGATCTGCGCGTGGCCAGAGTGATCGCCTGCGAGCCGGTCAAAAAGGCTAACAAACTGCTCAAGCTGCAATTGCAGGTCGGTTCGGAACAGCGCCAGGTGCTCTCGGGCATCGCGCAGCACTTCACGCCGGAGGAGATGGTGGGCAAGAACGTCGTGCTGGTGGCCAATCTCGCTGACCGCACCATGCGGGGCGAGCTGTCGCAGGGCATGATCCTCGCCGTCGAGGGCGCGGATGGCCGTCTTTTCCTGCTTGAACCGCAGGGGGAAGGAATAAACGGGAACTCTGTCAGTTAA
- a CDS encoding DUF1343 domain-containing protein has protein sequence MITNAAAVSRSGEPGYRVLLRNGVDLKFLMAPEHGFTLDYEAGQNVGNAGVGDSLKIWSLYGDSRKPDISLLKTIDALVFDLQDAGVRCYTYLSTMKLAMEACNEAGVTFMVLDRPNPIAPLPASGFVLEPRFESFVGAAELPFIHGMSVGEIAEWLQKRRFPGLSLQIVRMQGYRRDRFADDLPGFRFRPPSPSLHDFKTLLLYPATVMLEGTDVSEGRGTDTPFRMFGAPFIDSKTLIQELETYRLPGVEFHRTSFTPERSKFSGVECQGVRLKVIDRDHFDPFLASTAILLSLQKLWPEETGLHRHADFFDKLAGTSRYRLMIQQQRPIGEILAVARGQVRAFDVAYRGRFLYP, from the coding sequence ATGATAACCAATGCGGCAGCGGTTTCGCGCTCCGGTGAGCCGGGATACCGGGTTTTGCTTCGGAACGGGGTCGATCTGAAATTCCTGATGGCTCCCGAGCACGGCTTCACGCTCGATTACGAGGCGGGGCAGAATGTGGGTAACGCCGGAGTCGGCGACAGCCTGAAAATCTGGTCACTCTACGGCGACTCCCGGAAGCCTGATATTTCGCTCCTGAAAACCATCGATGCGCTCGTTTTCGATCTTCAAGATGCCGGAGTTCGCTGCTACACCTACCTCTCCACCATGAAGCTCGCGATGGAGGCATGCAACGAAGCGGGCGTCACCTTCATGGTGCTCGACCGGCCAAATCCTATCGCGCCGCTGCCTGCCAGCGGTTTCGTGCTGGAGCCACGCTTCGAGTCGTTCGTTGGAGCGGCGGAGCTTCCGTTCATCCACGGCATGAGCGTGGGAGAGATCGCCGAATGGTTGCAGAAACGCCGCTTTCCGGGACTGTCGTTGCAGATTGTGCGGATGCAGGGATACCGGCGAGACAGGTTTGCTGACGACCTTCCGGGTTTCCGTTTCCGCCCGCCGTCGCCGAGCCTGCATGATTTCAAAACCCTGTTGCTCTATCCAGCCACGGTTATGCTGGAGGGAACCGATGTCAGCGAAGGGCGTGGCACCGATACGCCGTTTCGGATGTTTGGCGCGCCATTCATCGACAGCAAAACGCTCATCCAGGAACTTGAAACCTATCGCTTGCCTGGCGTCGAATTCCACCGGACGAGCTTTACGCCTGAGAGGAGCAAATTCTCAGGCGTCGAGTGTCAGGGAGTCCGTCTGAAAGTGATCGATCGGGACCATTTTGATCCGTTCCTTGCCTCCACAGCGATCCTGCTTTCTCTGCAGAAGCTCTGGCCAGAAGAAACAGGTCTGCATCGTCACGCAGACTTTTTTGACAAGCTTGCGGGTACCAGCCGCTACCGCCTCATGATTCAGCAACAACGCCCGATCGGGGAAATTCTCGCTGTTGCCCGGGGACAGGTGCGGGCATTCGATGTGGCTTACCGGGGTCGTTTTCTCTATCCCTGA
- the cfa gene encoding cyclopropane fatty acyl phospholipid synthase, protein MLDHLFQQRLETLLAAANITINGNSPWDIRVHDRRMFRKTVLQGNLGFGESYMEGWWDCDDLEELFYRILSAGLDRRLVNLAVVLEYLHGAVINLQKPARAFTVGKRHYDAGNDLFRAMLDPLMMYSCACWHEAETLAEAQQNKLRLVFDKLALEPGMSLLDIGCGWGGAARFAAERYGARVVGITVSKEQASFAREFCKSLDVDIRLMDYRQLDGEFDRIVSIGMLEHVGYKNYRTYFDIARCCLKPDGRMLVQSIGSNEPVTSTDPWIEKYIFPNSMLPSPSQISHGFEGRLVLEDWHSFGYDYALTLKAWESNITRKWSQLEEHYDRKFYRMWRYYLLSCAGAFRARTIQLWQILLTPSGIKGECCIPRQPVKRRFRDRENDPGKPHRMPAPVPGQQREFPRSGVVAES, encoded by the coding sequence ATGCTCGACCACCTTTTCCAGCAAAGACTCGAGACACTCCTCGCTGCTGCAAACATCACCATCAACGGCAACAGCCCCTGGGACATCAGGGTGCATGACCGCCGCATGTTTAGAAAAACGGTGCTTCAGGGAAACCTCGGCTTCGGAGAGTCCTACATGGAGGGGTGGTGGGATTGCGACGACCTCGAAGAGCTGTTTTACCGGATACTCTCGGCGGGCCTCGACCGGCGGCTCGTCAACCTTGCCGTCGTCCTGGAGTATCTGCACGGCGCGGTGATAAACCTGCAAAAACCGGCGCGCGCCTTCACTGTCGGCAAGCGCCATTATGACGCTGGCAACGACCTCTTCCGGGCGATGCTCGACCCGCTCATGATGTACAGTTGCGCCTGCTGGCACGAAGCCGAAACTCTCGCCGAGGCGCAGCAGAACAAGCTTCGCCTCGTTTTCGACAAGCTCGCCCTCGAACCGGGCATGAGCCTGCTCGACATTGGCTGCGGGTGGGGTGGCGCGGCCCGGTTTGCCGCGGAACGGTATGGCGCGCGGGTGGTCGGCATCACCGTCTCAAAGGAGCAGGCGAGCTTTGCCCGTGAGTTCTGCAAGAGTTTAGACGTCGATATCCGGCTCATGGACTACCGCCAGCTCGATGGCGAGTTCGACCGGATCGTCTCGATCGGCATGCTCGAACATGTCGGTTATAAAAACTACCGCACCTATTTCGATATCGCCCGCTGCTGTCTCAAACCGGATGGACGGATGCTCGTGCAGAGCATCGGCAGCAACGAGCCGGTTACCAGCACCGACCCGTGGATCGAAAAATATATCTTCCCAAACTCGATGCTTCCCTCACCCAGCCAGATTTCTCACGGCTTTGAAGGTCGGCTCGTACTCGAAGACTGGCACTCGTTCGGCTACGATTACGCCCTGACACTCAAAGCCTGGGAAAGCAACATAACCCGCAAATGGTCACAGCTTGAAGAGCACTACGACAGAAAATTCTACCGCATGTGGCGCTACTATCTCCTGAGCTGTGCTGGAGCCTTCAGGGCGCGCACGATCCAGCTCTGGCAGATATTACTCACACCATCGGGCATCAAAGGCGAGTGCTGCATACCGCGCCAGCCTGTAAAACGGAGATTCAGGGATAGAGAAAACGACCCCGGTAAGCCACATCGAATGCCCGCACCTGTCCCCGGGCAACAGCGAGAATTTCCCCGATCGGGCGTTGTTGCTGAATCATGA
- a CDS encoding STAS domain-containing protein: MKHSVSTRKELTILKLEEPIFDVRHADCFRTTIDSMVSNEASKNVIIDFSQVKAIDSSGIGSMLLAHQLANSSDGLTIFVSLCQQIKDLLKLANLDKQLYIFSSINEVMTLIEPALKGKRGSRSRQQPVQDESSDEIGVELEIPDEAFESEAYCEIEDESEEGDEPEAIDENEKPHQKKNPSANPPARKRGRPKKNPETGKTPLKS, encoded by the coding sequence ATGAAACACTCCGTATCGACCCGCAAGGAATTGACCATCCTCAAGCTTGAAGAGCCGATTTTCGATGTCCGCCACGCCGACTGTTTCCGAACGACCATCGACAGCATGGTCAGTAACGAAGCCAGTAAAAACGTCATCATCGATTTTTCGCAGGTCAAGGCTATCGATTCGTCGGGCATCGGTTCAATGCTGCTGGCTCATCAACTCGCCAACAGCTCCGATGGTCTGACCATTTTCGTCTCGCTCTGCCAGCAGATCAAGGACCTGCTCAAGCTGGCCAACCTTGACAAGCAACTCTACATCTTCTCGTCGATCAACGAGGTCATGACGCTCATCGAGCCGGCATTGAAGGGTAAACGCGGCAGCCGGTCGCGGCAACAGCCGGTTCAGGATGAGAGTAGTGACGAAATCGGCGTCGAACTTGAAATCCCTGACGAGGCCTTTGAAAGCGAAGCGTACTGCGAAATCGAAGACGAATCGGAAGAGGGCGATGAACCTGAAGCGATTGATGAAAATGAAAAGCCCCACCAGAAAAAAAATCCATCCGCAAATCCTCCCGCCAGAAAACGAGGCCGCCCAAAAAAGAATCCCGAGACCGGCAAAACACCATTGAAGAGTTAA
- the miaA gene encoding tRNA (adenosine(37)-N6)-dimethylallyltransferase MiaA: protein MSNKPVLVILGPTASGKTELAFRIARQTGGEIISADSRQIYRGMEIGTAKPPQWMQEEIKHHFIDEKEIGEPFSAGDFAEQAAERIRELRQRSITPIIAGGSTLYLEGLLKGFAELPPADPEIRARLTRELERHGAEALYRRLEALDPEQAKTLDPTKTQRLVRSLEIIEISGATVTALQRKTSGPPTGINFTVIGLDLPRELLYDRINRRTSAMMQAGLEAEAHRLYDQFRDQWRSKNLNALATVGYRELFEHFEGLHDLDTAVSLIAQHTRNYAKRQLTFFRNRLDVEWVPAPIDEAEIEALVEFFCHQTRR, encoded by the coding sequence ATGAGCAATAAACCCGTCCTCGTGATCCTCGGCCCGACCGCCTCCGGCAAAACGGAGCTGGCCTTCCGCATCGCCCGCCAGACCGGTGGCGAGATCATCTCCGCCGACTCGCGCCAGATCTATCGAGGCATGGAGATCGGCACCGCCAAGCCGCCACAGTGGATGCAGGAGGAAATCAAGCACCACTTCATCGACGAAAAAGAGATTGGCGAACCCTTCAGCGCGGGAGATTTCGCGGAACAGGCGGCGGAGAGAATCCGCGAACTACGTCAACGCAGCATTACGCCAATCATCGCGGGCGGCTCGACGCTCTACCTCGAAGGGCTGCTCAAAGGCTTCGCCGAACTGCCGCCCGCCGACCCGGAAATCCGGGCGCGCCTGACCCGCGAACTCGAACGCCACGGCGCGGAAGCGCTCTACCGCCGACTCGAAGCGCTCGATCCCGAACAGGCCAAAACGCTCGACCCGACCAAAACCCAGCGTCTCGTCCGCAGCCTCGAAATCATCGAAATTTCCGGCGCGACGGTCACGGCCCTGCAACGCAAAACCTCCGGCCCGCCAACAGGCATCAACTTCACCGTCATCGGCCTCGACCTGCCCCGCGAACTACTCTACGACCGCATCAACCGCCGCACAAGCGCGATGATGCAAGCCGGACTCGAAGCCGAAGCCCATCGCCTCTACGACCAGTTCCGCGACCAGTGGCGCAGCAAAAACCTCAACGCACTGGCCACCGTCGGCTACCGCGAGCTCTTCGAACACTTCGAGGGATTGCACGATCTCGACACCGCGGTTTCACTCATCGCCCAACACACCAGAAACTACGCCAAACGCCAGTTAACTTTTTTCCGCAACCGGCTGGATGTCGAGTGGGTACCTGCGCCGATTGACGAGGCGGAAATCGAAGCACTTGTAGAGTTTTTTTGCCACCAGACAAGACGATAG
- a CDS encoding Maf family protein translates to MTGRRKLILASQSPRRRELLALTGIPFETASVEINETFNPALKVEENVMEISRQKAEAVQRTLPEADASAVVLGSDTTVLLDGAALGKPGDFSHAFEMLSALQGRCHEVLTGFCILHNDNAVLNYARTIVEFGVMTATEITRYIEVMKPFDKAGAYGIQDPLLACFVTRIEGCYYNVVGLPVSKVYAALKPLFPTKG, encoded by the coding sequence ATGACCGGACGCCGCAAACTCATCCTCGCCTCGCAATCGCCGCGCCGCCGAGAGCTGCTCGCTCTGACGGGAATTCCGTTCGAAACCGCCTCGGTCGAGATCAATGAGACCTTCAATCCGGCACTAAAGGTCGAGGAAAATGTGATGGAAATCTCAAGGCAAAAAGCTGAAGCCGTGCAGCGAACCTTGCCGGAAGCAGACGCCAGCGCGGTTGTGCTCGGCTCCGACACCACGGTGCTGCTCGACGGCGCGGCGCTCGGCAAGCCCGGCGATTTCAGCCACGCCTTCGAGATGCTCTCTGCCCTGCAAGGCCGCTGCCACGAGGTGCTCACCGGCTTTTGCATCCTGCACAACGACAATGCCGTGCTGAACTACGCCCGTACCATCGTCGAGTTTGGCGTAATGACCGCCACCGAAATCACCCGCTACATCGAGGTGATGAAGCCCTTCGACAAGGCCGGAGCCTACGGCATCCAGGACCCCCTGCTCGCCTGCTTCGTCACGCGCATCGAAGGCTGCTACTACAACGTCGTCGGCCTGCCGGTCTCGAAGGTCTATGCTGCCCTTAAACCGCTGTTCCCCACCAAAGGCTGA
- a CDS encoding sodium:solute symporter family protein, translated as MAQLTPLDISFIAGYLLLTLLVGLFFSRRASENVGEFFLSGRKLPWWIAGTGMVATTFAADTPLAVAGFVAKNGIAGNWVWWTFVSGGMLTVFFFARLWRRANILTDLEFIELRYSGKAASFLRGFKAIYFGLFINAVIIGWVNLAMFKIIKIMIPGLDPQLTIVGLVIFTAIYSGMSGLWGVSITDAVQFVIAMGGCIILAVLAVNSPQVTAAGGLKEALPGWMFDFFPSFSSTINTSQTGAYALPFTAFAAMAFVQWWSSWYPGAEPGGGGYIAQRMMSAKDEKNSLLATLWFTIAHYCVRPWPWIVVGLASLVMFPHLPAGQKEDGFVYVMNAVLPTGLKGLLIAAFMAAYMSTLSTHLNWGTSYLINDLYKRFIKPEAEQNHYVLMSRIVTAITAIFALYITFYVLETITGAWEFIIQCGAGTGFVLIMRWFWWRLNAWSEITSMVAPIVAYTWISQFTTIVFPESIYLIVLFTIAVTLAVTWLTKPTDRSTLHSFYRTTRVGGALWRPVANELPDVQGDTGFPALFANWFFGIVLVYATLFGTGKLIFGEPLAAALYYAVGALAGLMIYRDLSKRNWKTFD; from the coding sequence ATGGCACAACTCACCCCACTGGACATCTCATTCATTGCGGGTTACCTGCTGTTAACCCTGCTGGTCGGCCTGTTCTTTTCCAGGCGGGCATCCGAAAACGTTGGCGAGTTCTTCCTTTCGGGACGCAAGCTACCGTGGTGGATAGCGGGTACCGGCATGGTTGCCACGACGTTCGCCGCCGACACACCGCTCGCCGTGGCGGGGTTTGTTGCCAAAAACGGCATCGCGGGAAACTGGGTGTGGTGGACGTTCGTGTCGGGTGGAATGCTTACGGTGTTCTTTTTCGCCCGGCTCTGGCGACGGGCAAACATTCTGACCGACCTCGAATTCATCGAGCTGCGCTACAGCGGCAAGGCTGCGAGCTTTCTGCGCGGCTTCAAGGCGATTTATTTCGGCCTCTTCATCAACGCGGTGATCATCGGGTGGGTGAACCTGGCCATGTTCAAAATCATCAAGATCATGATCCCCGGCCTCGACCCGCAGCTCACCATCGTAGGGCTCGTGATTTTCACAGCGATCTACTCCGGCATGTCGGGCCTCTGGGGCGTCTCGATCACTGACGCCGTCCAGTTCGTCATAGCGATGGGTGGTTGCATCATCCTCGCCGTGCTGGCGGTCAACTCACCGCAGGTCACGGCGGCTGGCGGCCTGAAAGAGGCCCTGCCTGGCTGGATGTTCGATTTCTTCCCCTCGTTTTCTTCGACCATAAATACATCGCAGACCGGAGCTTACGCGCTCCCCTTCACCGCCTTCGCCGCGATGGCGTTCGTGCAGTGGTGGTCGTCGTGGTATCCGGGCGCGGAGCCGGGCGGCGGCGGCTACATCGCCCAGCGCATGATGAGCGCCAAGGACGAAAAAAACTCGCTGCTGGCGACGCTCTGGTTCACTATTGCGCACTACTGCGTTCGCCCGTGGCCGTGGATCGTGGTCGGGCTGGCGAGCCTCGTCATGTTCCCGCACCTGCCCGCAGGCCAGAAGGAAGACGGCTTCGTCTATGTGATGAACGCCGTGCTGCCCACCGGGCTGAAGGGACTGCTCATCGCGGCCTTCATGGCGGCCTACATGTCAACGCTCTCGACCCACCTCAACTGGGGCACGAGCTACCTCATCAACGACCTCTACAAGCGCTTCATCAAGCCGGAGGCCGAGCAGAACCACTACGTCCTGATGTCGCGAATCGTCACGGCGATCACGGCGATCTTCGCGCTTTATATCACGTTCTACGTGCTCGAGACCATCACCGGCGCGTGGGAGTTCATCATCCAGTGCGGCGCGGGCACGGGCTTCGTGCTCATCATGCGCTGGTTCTGGTGGCGGCTCAACGCCTGGTCGGAGATCACCTCGATGGTCGCGCCGATCGTTGCATACACCTGGATCAGCCAGTTCACCACGATCGTGTTCCCCGAGTCAATCTACCTCATCGTGCTCTTCACGATTGCCGTAACCCTCGCCGTCACCTGGCTCACCAAGCCAACTGACAGATCAACGTTGCACTCATTCTACCGTACCACGAGGGTTGGCGGAGCGCTGTGGAGACCGGTAGCCAACGAACTTCCTGACGTACAAGGCGACACCGGCTTCCCGGCCCTTTTTGCCAACTGGTTTTTCGGCATCGTGCTGGTTTACGCCACACTGTTCGGCACCGGCAAGCTGATCTTTGGCGAACCGCTGGCTGCCGCGCTCTACTACGCCGTCGGAGCATTGGCTGGATTGATGATCTACCGCGACCTGTCGAAACGCAACTGGAAAACCTTCGATTGA
- a CDS encoding carbohydrate kinase family protein, translating to MSLLVIGSLAFDDIETPFGRSDNTLGGSSTYIALSASYFTDEPIRMVGVVGSDFGKEHFDLLHAKNIDTKGIQIVENGKTFRWAGRYHYDMNTRDTLDTQLNVFATFDPHVPQQYRDSKFVCLGNIDPELQLKVLDQIDAPKLVVCDTMNFWIEGKPEELKKVLARVDVFIVNDSEARLLSGDPNLVKTARIIRQMGPKTLIIKKGEHGALLFTDNGIFAAPAFPLESIYDPTGAGDTFAGGFIGHLARCGSTSEAEMRKAVLYGSAMASFCVEQFGPYRYNDLDLLEVDDRYQSFLELSRIEA from the coding sequence ATGTCACTTCTCGTCATTGGATCCCTCGCTTTCGACGACATCGAAACCCCATTTGGCCGTTCCGACAACACCCTCGGCGGCTCATCGACCTACATCGCGCTCTCGGCGAGCTACTTCACCGACGAGCCGATCAGGATGGTCGGCGTCGTGGGTTCCGATTTCGGCAAAGAGCACTTCGACCTGCTCCACGCAAAGAACATCGACACCAAGGGCATCCAGATCGTCGAGAATGGCAAAACCTTCCGCTGGGCTGGCCGCTATCATTACGACATGAACACTCGCGACACGCTCGACACGCAGTTGAACGTCTTCGCCACGTTCGACCCCCACGTGCCGCAGCAGTACCGCGACTCCAAGTTTGTCTGCCTCGGCAACATCGATCCCGAATTGCAGCTCAAGGTACTCGACCAGATCGACGCTCCGAAGCTGGTCGTGTGCGACACGATGAACTTCTGGATCGAGGGCAAACCCGAAGAATTGAAAAAGGTGCTCGCACGGGTGGATGTCTTCATCGTCAACGATAGCGAGGCTCGCCTGCTTTCCGGCGATCCGAACCTGGTCAAGACCGCGCGCATCATCCGCCAGATGGGGCCGAAAACGCTCATCATCAAGAAGGGCGAGCACGGCGCGCTGCTCTTCACCGACAACGGCATCTTCGCCGCTCCGGCCTTCCCGCTCGAATCGATCTATGACCCGACCGGCGCTGGCGACACCTTCGCGGGCGGCTTCATCGGCCACCTGGCCCGTTGCGGCAGCACGAGCGAAGCCGAGATGCGCAAGGCCGTGCTCTACGGCAGCGCCATGGCCAGCTTCTGCGTCGAGCAGTTCGGTCCCTACCGCTACAACGATCTCGATCTTCTTGAAGTCGACGACCGCTACCAGAGCTTCCTCGAACTGTCGCGCATAGAGGCGTAA